In one window of Dokdonia sp. PRO95 DNA:
- a CDS encoding TerC family protein yields the protein MFDILTTADAWIALLTLTFLEIILGIDNIIFISIAAEKLPQKDRKKATNIGLALAMGMRIALLFGISWLVALSAPFWHINASWITGGISWQAVILLAGGIFLIWKSVHEIHEKVDETGLEEEEISKKSSTTLGNAIVQIAVINLVFSFDSILTAVGMTNGLSDNPTDALIIMVIAVVISVGIMMLFANPVGNFIAKHPSLQILGLSFLILIGFMLIAEGAHLSHLEIFGSSVGAIPKGYLYFTIAFSLLVEFINFKYRAMKTKDSGAQIQMKKNVEHLKKD from the coding sequence ATGTTTGACATTCTTACCACTGCAGATGCTTGGATTGCACTGCTTACGCTTACCTTTCTTGAAATCATATTAGGTATAGATAACATCATCTTTATATCTATCGCCGCAGAAAAGCTTCCGCAAAAGGATCGTAAAAAAGCGACTAATATTGGTCTTGCACTTGCAATGGGTATGCGTATCGCATTACTTTTTGGGATATCGTGGCTTGTGGCCTTAAGTGCTCCTTTCTGGCATATAAACGCAAGCTGGATAACAGGAGGGATAAGCTGGCAAGCGGTTATACTTCTTGCAGGAGGTATCTTCCTTATCTGGAAGTCTGTACACGAGATACACGAGAAGGTGGATGAAACAGGACTAGAAGAAGAAGAGATTTCAAAAAAGAGCTCTACTACGCTAGGTAATGCCATTGTACAAATTGCAGTTATCAACCTTGTATTCTCTTTTGACTCTATACTTACGGCTGTCGGGATGACTAATGGACTCTCTGACAATCCAACAGATGCATTAATCATTATGGTGATAGCAGTTGTTATCTCTGTGGGGATAATGATGCTCTTTGCAAACCCTGTAGGAAACTTTATTGCAAAGCACCCATCTTTACAGATTTTAGGGCTATCATTCTTAATTTTAATAGGTTTTATGCTTATTGCAGAAGGCGCGCACCTATCACACCTAGAAATCTTTGGATCAAGCGTAGGAGCCATCCCTAAGGGTTATTTATACTTTACGATTGCTTTCTCATTACTGGTAGAGTTTATAAACTTCAAATACAGAGCGATGAAAACAAAGGACTCTGGAGCACAAATACAAATGAAGAAAAATGTAGAGCACCTCAAAAAGGACTAA
- a CDS encoding helix-turn-helix transcriptional regulator → METLINNKKFARRLQEIMDANELSATAFAEKMQVGRATISHLMAGRNKPSLDFVMTVVSTFPEVELQWLLYGTKASPKTTPPTPSTDTNFSTDAHSKNGQEFASKTSATLPSNTEEKPVKNITAFSSSKSPIKRVIIFLEDGTFESYEM, encoded by the coding sequence ATGGAAACACTTATAAATAACAAAAAATTTGCGCGACGCCTCCAAGAAATCATGGATGCAAACGAATTGAGCGCAACCGCATTTGCCGAAAAAATGCAAGTAGGAAGAGCTACCATATCTCATCTTATGGCTGGTAGAAATAAGCCAAGTTTAGACTTTGTGATGACCGTAGTTTCAACCTTCCCAGAAGTGGAATTACAATGGCTTCTTTACGGAACAAAAGCAAGTCCAAAAACCACCCCTCCTACCCCATCAACTGACACTAATTTCTCAACTGATGCACATTCAAAAAATGGTCAAGAATTCGCATCAAAAACAAGTGCTACTCTACCATCAAATACAGAAGAGAAACCAGTCAAAAACATCACTGCTTTTTCCTCCTCAAAATCACCTATTAAGAGAGTGATTATTTTTCTAGAAGATGGAACTTTTGAGAGCTATGAGATGTAA
- a CDS encoding 2TM domain-containing protein translates to MKYYLTEFAKANIVGLTIFIVHSIILYVLGNPWYGDGVITFFIQNQIFSVALYAVNTMVIVNFRKRFTATLWNFKVLTYALIAHIAVTLVTVFVLRLLLITKYYNIPLDQYWASEGLEDYIFPFIITAVATTSFYAVSRWKRKQESKVKESKIIAGAASAKFDALKNQLDPHFLFNSLNVLASLIEENPRQATKFTTSLSKVYRYVLEQKNKELVPLEEELAFARTYMNLIKMRFEDSIVVDIPEQSSHSEYKVVPLSLQLLLENAVKHNQVTPSNKLHIRIYEEGNTLYVTNNIQKKQVVKKSSGVGLQNIRQRYGLLTSSDVVIKDDGANFQVGVPLLTQAGQASFEPKQTEYLEDKRYQRAKKKVEDLKGFYIHFTIYAIMVPVFIYFNVMSTSFPWALFPILGWGWGVVGHASEVYGWSPIFNKTWEKRKIERLMDDDDF, encoded by the coding sequence ATGAAGTATTATCTAACAGAGTTTGCAAAGGCAAATATTGTAGGCTTAACCATATTTATCGTTCATAGTATTATACTGTACGTGCTGGGTAACCCTTGGTATGGAGATGGAGTAATAACCTTTTTTATCCAAAACCAAATCTTTTCTGTAGCGCTGTATGCAGTAAATACGATGGTTATAGTAAACTTTAGAAAACGTTTTACCGCTACTCTGTGGAATTTTAAGGTGCTTACTTATGCGCTTATTGCGCATATTGCTGTGACTTTAGTTACCGTGTTTGTTCTGCGATTGTTACTTATCACGAAGTATTACAACATTCCTTTAGATCAATATTGGGCTAGTGAAGGTCTGGAGGATTATATATTTCCTTTTATAATAACAGCTGTCGCAACAACCTCGTTTTATGCGGTGAGTCGCTGGAAGAGAAAGCAAGAGAGTAAAGTAAAGGAATCTAAAATTATTGCAGGAGCCGCTTCTGCAAAGTTTGATGCACTTAAAAATCAGCTGGATCCTCATTTTTTATTCAACAGTTTAAATGTGCTGGCAAGTCTTATTGAGGAAAACCCAAGACAGGCAACCAAGTTTACCACTTCGCTTTCAAAAGTATACAGATATGTACTAGAGCAAAAAAATAAAGAACTAGTGCCTCTAGAAGAGGAGCTTGCCTTTGCTCGTACGTATATGAATCTTATCAAAATGCGTTTTGAAGACAGTATTGTGGTAGACATACCTGAGCAATCTTCTCACTCAGAGTACAAGGTGGTGCCGCTATCGTTACAATTACTATTAGAAAATGCCGTAAAGCATAACCAAGTAACTCCTTCAAATAAGCTTCATATAAGAATCTATGAAGAGGGAAATACGCTATATGTGACTAATAACATCCAGAAAAAACAAGTAGTAAAGAAGAGTAGCGGTGTAGGTTTACAAAACATACGCCAGCGCTACGGCCTGCTCACGAGTAGTGATGTTGTTATAAAAGATGATGGAGCAAACTTTCAAGTGGGTGTGCCGTTACTTACACAAGCTGGACAAGCTAGTTTTGAACCTAAACAAACAGAGTATCTAGAGGATAAACGTTATCAACGTGCAAAAAAGAAAGTAGAAGATCTCAAAGGATTTTACATACACTTCACTATATATGCGATTATGGTGCCTGTCTTTATTTATTTTAATGTGATGTCTACCAGTTTTCCTTGGGCACTTTTTCCTATACTAGGATGGGGCTGGGGTGTTGTAGGTCACGCCTCTGAGGTGTACGGCTGGAGCCCTATATTTAATAAAACTTGGGAAAAGCGCAAGATAGAGAGACTTATGGATGATGATGATTTCTAA